Genomic window (Wenzhouxiangella marina):
GCCTCAATAATTCGAGCAAGATTCAATGCGCACGACATAAAGTTTTTAGATCGGTGTTTATAGTGAGAAAAGTTGCCACATTTTTGGTTTTCTACTGCCTGCTTGGGAATGCTCTGGCCCTGGAGTTCATCGTTACGTCGACCGCAGACTCCGGGCCGGGGAGCCTGCGGGAAGCGATTGGCCTGGCCAATCTGTCCCCGGAGGAAGATCAGATCCTTCTGGACGTGGACTCAGTGATACTTTCAGGAGGAGGTATCGAAATTACAGCACCCGTTACAGTGCTCGGCACGCGGGGCAGGACGGTGATTAGCGGGGGTGGTAACGCCCAGATTTTTCGGGTCCTCGCTTCGGCGGGATCCGTAGTGCTAGAGGATCTTGTTCTTCGAGATGGTACCGCCACAGGTGATCCAGATTTTCTCTGCGAATCCCCTACATCCTATGGCGGTGCAATCTGCGCAAATGCCAGTGTCGAGATCGTCAATTCGATTTTCGAGACTAACCAGAGCGAGTCCTCTGGTGGTGCTCTCTACGTCCGGCAGGGCAATCTCGTTCTCTCGGAGACGATTTTCCGCAACAATACAGCGGAAGCTGGTGGTGGCGGAGGGGCGATTCATTTTGTGGGCTACCCGGTTGTTTTCCCCGGTCCATCCTTCGAACTCAACATTACCCGTTCCCATTTCGAGGGCAATTCCACTCTGGCCGGCAGTGGGGATGGCGGAGCATTGTCGCTCGAGGGTGGTTTAGTTGAAATTCGTGACTCGATTTTTTTTGGTAACGCAGCGCTCAACCTGGTCAACCCTGATTTTCCTGAAGGTGGTGCCATCAGCACCTCTAGTTCCGAGGTGGTGTTTTCCAATCTAATTGTGGAGTCTAACGAGGTATCCAATGGCTCAGGAGGCGGAATCGCGATTGGTGGGGGCAATGCGCTCATTCGCGACACAACGGTTTCCAACAACGTTTCGGATTTTGCCGGGGGTGGCATCAGAGCGAATTTCAATGAATCCCTAGAGATCGTCAACTCCACCGTTTCGAACAATACGAGTCGCCTGAGCTCGGGCGGCGGTATTGCAACAAACAATGCTTTCAGCGTGGATCTGTACAACTCGACAGTGACCGAGAATACGAGCCTTGTAGAAGGTGGCGCAGGGGGGCTCAGTCTGACTGCGGCTCAACCTAGCTTCCCTGTGACATCCCTCGTCGATATTCAGAGTTCGATCCTGTCCGGGAATATGGGTAGCGGCCCGGATTTCGAGCGCAATTCATTCGGTTTCAATCGGGTTCTCGTCGATAGCCGTCACAACCTGCTCGGCAGCGGACTGATGCCCGATGATAACGATGTGGTGAGCCTGGACCCGCAGTTGGGGCCGCTCCAGGACAACGGGTGCGCCGTGCCCGCCGGATTTCCGGGGATGGCGCGCTGCGTCGATACCCATCTGCCATTACCGACCAGTCCGTCTCTGGCTGTCGGCTTGAATCCTCTGAATCTTCCTTTCGACCAACGTGGAGCGGGCTTTCCCAGACAGATCGGATCTCCCTCGACAATTGGCGCGCTGACCGTCCCGAGTGGTTTTGCCGATGAGACAATCCCCGTCTCCTTGCTGTCTTCGCCCGCCTTGCTGGCGTTTCTGGTTCTCGGGTTGATGCTCATCTCCGGCCAGGAGTTTGTTAGAAGGCCTGCATCATAGCGGGGTGAATTGCTGTCATTCGTCCCTGATGAAGGTGCCGAAGAGCCTGGCGGGATTAGAGGCTATTCGATAAAGGCTGGAGTGTTGAATCGCCCCGGTGACCGTACCCAATGGCTTCGTCGACCAGACCATCGCCGTTTCGGTGCTCGAAGAAGGATGCTTGCTGATTCCCCTGGTGCTGGCAATGCTGGTTCTAGTGTTTCCCGCCACTCGTTTCCCAACTTTCAGCGAGTCGGAAAGCGCAAAGGCTCACCGAGGGCGGATTCGCAAGTGAGCTTGGCGCCGCACTTGCGAATCCACCGGATGCTCGCAGATCAGCGGCGCTTGCTCGGTGAGAAATCCCGCTCCGCGGTCGCCAGTACCTCCGGCGCCGGTGGGACGCTGGCGTACATCTTCTGGAACAGGCTGACGGACTCGCTTTCCGGGGCGTGCAGGCCCTGCACGAAGTTCGGGCGGATGCTCTGGTAGAGCAGTCGGGCCTCGATGCTGAGGGACAGGGCGGCTTCACCGGTCGGGATGCGGTAGCGGACGACGTCCTGACCGCTGCCCTGGGCGGGAAAGCTCGGGCTGAAATCTCCGTCGTTGCGGGCAGCACCGTAGATATCGCTGGCGCCGTCCGCCGGCAGGACGGAGCGACGGAAACCGATCGGCGGGATTCGGTTGTCCTTGAGGTAGTGGCTGCCGTAGATCAGGTGGTAGGTGATCAGACCGTTG
Coding sequences:
- a CDS encoding right-handed parallel beta-helix repeat-containing protein; its protein translation is MRKVATFLVFYCLLGNALALEFIVTSTADSGPGSLREAIGLANLSPEEDQILLDVDSVILSGGGIEITAPVTVLGTRGRTVISGGGNAQIFRVLASAGSVVLEDLVLRDGTATGDPDFLCESPTSYGGAICANASVEIVNSIFETNQSESSGGALYVRQGNLVLSETIFRNNTAEAGGGGGAIHFVGYPVVFPGPSFELNITRSHFEGNSTLAGSGDGGALSLEGGLVEIRDSIFFGNAALNLVNPDFPEGGAISTSSSEVVFSNLIVESNEVSNGSGGGIAIGGGNALIRDTTVSNNVSDFAGGGIRANFNESLEIVNSTVSNNTSRLSSGGGIATNNAFSVDLYNSTVTENTSLVEGGAGGLSLTAAQPSFPVTSLVDIQSSILSGNMGSGPDFERNSFGFNRVLVDSRHNLLGSGLMPDDNDVVSLDPQLGPLQDNGCAVPAGFPGMARCVDTHLPLPTSPSLAVGLNPLNLPFDQRGAGFPRQIGSPSTIGALTVPSGFADETIPVSLLSSPALLAFLVLGLMLISGQEFVRRPAS